Proteins from a genomic interval of Ictalurus furcatus strain D&B chromosome 2, Billie_1.0, whole genome shotgun sequence:
- the LOC128619825 gene encoding junctional adhesion molecule-like isoform X1 — protein sequence MMKCLYLLSAVFHVAAGCSLSGEKQTEITGHTGGSVLFPCSCSDLHTKPQKFTWGTFRTGRLTEVLNDEHYRGRLQLFNHISPANLSLLISDLREEDQRSYRCSTEKEHREVWLKVKGCELVKKTVVEGVTGFTGESVVLPCVCTDLQDKPKSVKWQFNRINHFQEIYPEQTGRHRNRVKLVSNNAPGNLSLLISDLTEEDHGLYRCSVQDDNRDVRLSVKVGRRETSTHSRKTDTTPPSEPPQSKTTNSPPASSSTTLEQDKQQTHSSLPLGAKTFHQQ from the exons gctgttctctctctggtgaaaaacagacagaaatcaCAGGACACACAGGTGGTTCAGTGCTGTTCCCCTGCTCCTGCTCTGACCTGCACACCAAACCTCAGAAATTCACCTGGGGGACCTTCAGAACAGGACGTCTGACAGAAGTGTTAAATGATGAACACTACCGTGGCAGACTTCagctgtttaatcacatttctccTGCTAATCTGTCTCTGCTCATATCTGACCTGAGAGAAGAGGATCAGAGATCCTACAGGTGCAGCACTGAGAAGGAACACAGAGAGGTCTGGCTTAAGGTTAAag GCTGTGAGCTGGTGAAGAAGACAGTGGTAGAGGGTGTGACTGGGTTCACAGGAGAGTCTGTAGTTCTGCCCTGCGTCTGCACTGACCTACAGGACAAACCAAAGTCTGTAAAATGGCAGTTTAATAGAATCAATCACTTTCAGGAAATTTACCCTGAACAGACTGGACGTCACAGAAACAGAGTCAAACTGGTCAGTAACAACGCTCCAGGAAACCTCTCTCTACTCATATCAGACCTGACTGAAGAGGACCATGGACTCTACAGATGTTCTGTACAGGACGATAACAGAGATGTCAGATTATCTGTTAAAG TAGGAAGAAGAGAAACTTCAACACACTCGAGGAAAACAGACACAACACCTCCATCAGAACCGCCTCAgagtaaaacaacaaactctccacctgcatcatcctcaacaacactggaacaagataaacagcaaacacacagcagccTCCCTctaggtgccaaaacttttcatcagcaatga
- the LOC128619825 gene encoding junctional adhesion molecule-like isoform X2: MMKCLYLLSAVFHVAAGCSLSGEKQTEITGHTGGSVLFPCSCSDLHTKPQKFTWGTFRTGRLTEVLNDEHYRGRLQLFNHISPANLSLLISDLREEDQRSYRCSTEKEHREVWLKVKGCELVKKTVVEGVTGFTGESVVLPCVCTDLQDKPKSVKWQFNRINHFQEIYPEQTGRHRNRVKLVSNNAPGNLSLLISDLTEEDHGLYRCSVQDDNRDVRLSVKGRRETSTHSRKTDTTPPSEPPQSKTTNSPPASSSTTLEQDKQQTHSSLPLGAKTFHQQ, translated from the exons gctgttctctctctggtgaaaaacagacagaaatcaCAGGACACACAGGTGGTTCAGTGCTGTTCCCCTGCTCCTGCTCTGACCTGCACACCAAACCTCAGAAATTCACCTGGGGGACCTTCAGAACAGGACGTCTGACAGAAGTGTTAAATGATGAACACTACCGTGGCAGACTTCagctgtttaatcacatttctccTGCTAATCTGTCTCTGCTCATATCTGACCTGAGAGAAGAGGATCAGAGATCCTACAGGTGCAGCACTGAGAAGGAACACAGAGAGGTCTGGCTTAAGGTTAAag GCTGTGAGCTGGTGAAGAAGACAGTGGTAGAGGGTGTGACTGGGTTCACAGGAGAGTCTGTAGTTCTGCCCTGCGTCTGCACTGACCTACAGGACAAACCAAAGTCTGTAAAATGGCAGTTTAATAGAATCAATCACTTTCAGGAAATTTACCCTGAACAGACTGGACGTCACAGAAACAGAGTCAAACTGGTCAGTAACAACGCTCCAGGAAACCTCTCTCTACTCATATCAGACCTGACTGAAGAGGACCATGGACTCTACAGATGTTCTGTACAGGACGATAACAGAGATGTCAGATTATCTGTTAAAG GAAGAAGAGAAACTTCAACACACTCGAGGAAAACAGACACAACACCTCCATCAGAACCGCCTCAgagtaaaacaacaaactctccacctgcatcatcctcaacaacactggaacaagataaacagcaaacacacagcagccTCCCTctaggtgccaaaacttttcatcagcaatga